From a region of the Butyrivibrio sp. AE3004 genome:
- a CDS encoding glycoside hydrolase family 3 protein, with amino-acid sequence MKKWTRVKYHPNLPLYEGGTKVTASAEHIEISKNAAKEGMVLLKNDNEALPLKRGQRIALFGKASIDYVKGGGGSGDVTVPYVTNLAEGFTKLQGQVALFEDSISFYDEYVKAKYKEGILPGLIAEPEVPSELFTKARAFTDTAVVSFSRYSGEGWDRKSDKVIDRKLKDVDQNLIDVTDKLFERGDFYLSNAEKKLLDDVRKSFDKTIIVLNIGGMFDVSWIKDSEDICAALISWQGGMEGGLATAELLCGLGNPSGKLSDTFAKDLADYPGTEHFHDSDDYVEYEEDIYVGYRYFETIKDAAKKVVYPFGYGLSYTKFSLNRLKVSDEDGKISVKVNVTNIGSVPGKEVVQVYFSAPQGKLGKPERQLIGFKKTDELLPGQTQKVVIEFMADEMASYDDLGKIKKSAYVLEKGKYKFYVGTDVRNAKKADTDYTLDDNRIVCQLTEKMAPCALTKRLLADGSYEMLQQRDSSKYNMNVLKDMPCEEPFLPTPRVRPEGPRCCFKPSEKPQLIDVFEGKISLDEFVNVLSDEDVAWLVGGQPNVGVANTFGYGNNNEYGIPNVMTADGPAGLRIQPQVGVKTTAFPCATLLACTWNPEVTEKVGIAGGEEVKENNIGAWLTPAINIHRSPLCGRNFEYYSEDPYLAGKMAAGMVRGIQSNNVAATAKHFALNNKETNRKDSDSRASERAIREIYLKAFEIVVKEAHPWSIMTSYNIINGRRASENEDLLNGILRGEWGFDGMVTTDWWTFGENYKECKAGNDMKMGCGYPDRIMAALGKGAITREELNTAAKNILTLIMRID; translated from the coding sequence ATGAAAAAATGGACACGAGTAAAATATCATCCCAATCTGCCATTATATGAAGGTGGAACAAAGGTTACTGCTTCTGCAGAGCATATAGAGATTTCTAAAAATGCTGCTAAAGAAGGTATGGTTTTATTAAAAAATGATAATGAAGCATTACCGCTAAAAAGAGGACAGAGAATTGCGTTATTCGGAAAGGCATCTATTGATTATGTTAAAGGTGGTGGCGGAAGCGGTGACGTAACTGTTCCTTATGTGACAAATCTGGCTGAGGGATTTACAAAGCTTCAAGGGCAGGTCGCACTTTTTGAGGATTCGATTTCTTTTTATGATGAGTACGTAAAAGCAAAATATAAGGAAGGTATTCTTCCGGGACTTATTGCTGAGCCCGAGGTTCCTTCTGAATTGTTTACAAAGGCGAGAGCTTTTACCGATACAGCGGTTGTATCATTCAGCAGATATTCAGGTGAAGGATGGGACAGAAAGAGTGACAAGGTCATAGACCGCAAACTTAAAGATGTTGATCAGAATCTTATTGATGTTACTGACAAGCTTTTTGAGCGTGGAGATTTCTATTTATCCAATGCAGAAAAGAAACTTCTTGATGATGTCAGAAAGTCTTTTGATAAGACAATTATTGTTCTGAATATTGGCGGAATGTTTGATGTTTCCTGGATAAAGGATAGTGAGGATATATGTGCGGCACTTATATCATGGCAGGGTGGTATGGAAGGTGGCTTGGCAACAGCTGAACTGCTTTGCGGCCTCGGAAATCCAAGTGGAAAGCTTTCCGATACTTTTGCAAAAGACCTGGCAGATTATCCCGGAACTGAGCATTTCCATGACTCTGACGATTATGTAGAGTATGAAGAAGACATTTACGTAGGATACAGGTATTTTGAGACAATAAAGGATGCTGCAAAAAAAGTAGTATATCCCTTTGGATATGGCCTTTCTTATACAAAATTCAGTTTGAATCGGCTAAAAGTCAGTGATGAAGATGGAAAAATATCTGTTAAAGTCAATGTTACCAATATAGGTAGTGTTCCCGGGAAAGAAGTGGTTCAGGTATATTTTTCTGCTCCGCAGGGAAAATTGGGAAAACCTGAAAGACAGCTTATAGGCTTTAAAAAGACTGACGAATTGTTACCGGGGCAGACACAGAAAGTTGTTATTGAGTTTATGGCTGATGAAATGGCTTCCTATGATGACTTGGGAAAAATAAAAAAATCAGCATATGTTCTTGAAAAAGGGAAATATAAGTTCTATGTGGGAACTGATGTAAGAAATGCAAAAAAGGCTGATACAGACTATACTCTTGATGATAACAGAATTGTTTGTCAGCTCACTGAGAAAATGGCTCCCTGTGCATTGACTAAGAGACTTCTTGCAGACGGATCCTATGAAATGCTTCAGCAGAGGGATTCTTCAAAATACAACATGAATGTCCTTAAGGATATGCCATGTGAGGAACCTTTTCTTCCAACTCCCAGAGTTAGACCTGAAGGACCAAGGTGCTGCTTTAAGCCATCTGAGAAACCTCAGCTTATAGATGTCTTTGAAGGTAAAATTTCGCTTGATGAGTTTGTAAACGTTCTTTCAGATGAGGATGTAGCATGGCTTGTTGGAGGTCAGCCTAATGTTGGTGTTGCGAATACATTTGGTTATGGCAATAACAATGAATATGGAATACCCAATGTAATGACAGCAGATGGTCCTGCCGGTCTTCGTATTCAGCCTCAGGTTGGTGTTAAAACTACTGCGTTTCCCTGTGCAACTCTTCTTGCATGTACATGGAATCCTGAAGTGACAGAAAAAGTAGGTATCGCCGGAGGAGAGGAAGTAAAAGAAAATAATATAGGTGCATGGTTGACACCTGCAATAAATATTCATAGATCACCCCTTTGCGGAAGAAACTTTGAGTATTATTCTGAGGATCCGTATCTTGCAGGAAAAATGGCTGCAGGTATGGTAAGAGGAATTCAAAGCAATAATGTAGCTGCTACAGCAAAACACTTTGCGTTGAACAATAAAGAAACAAACCGCAAGGATAGCGATTCGAGGGCATCAGAGAGAGCTATTCGTGAAATATATCTAAAGGCTTTTGAGATTGTCGTAAAGGAAGCGCACCCTTGGAGCATCATGACTTCCTATAATATTATAAATGGAAGGCGTGCATCAGAAAATGAAGACCTCCTGAACGGAATTCTCAGAGGTGAATGGGGATTTGACGGAATGGTTACAACGGACTGGTGGACTTTTGGTGAGAATTATAAGGAATGTAAAGCAGGGAATGACATGAAAATGGGCTGTGGATATCCGGACAGAATAATGGCTGCTCTTGGAAAAGGTGCAATTACAAGAGAGGAATTGAACACAGCTGCAAAGAACATTTTGACGCTTATAATGAGAATAGATTAA
- the preA gene encoding NAD-dependent dihydropyrimidine dehydrogenase subunit PreA, which produces MIPLNIIKRSDIIACTICIDAPCSTACKHMDPAGALKSIWFDNEDVAALKLPKDNLCLSCDAPCEKYCVRSGSVTIKTIMTKLHDEVRPKVEIDLPEDEGRLSCDLCGIPLENPFLLSSSVVASTYDMCARAFEAGWAGACFKTICTLDIHEASPRFSAIKGDNGSIIGFKNIEQLSDHSVAENMEIFRRLKEKYPSKFILASIMGQDEKEWEELSGLCEENGADAIELNFSCPNMQEDGLGSDIGQIPELVERYTRAAKRGTSIPVLAKLTPNVAVMSPAAEAAKRGGADGIAAINTIKSVVGVNPYTYVSAPAVRGQSAIGGYSGNAVKPIALRFISELGQNEKLKGVHITGMGGIETWRDALEFILMGAGSIQITTAVMQYGYRIIDDLKAGMNYYLAQCGIKNIRDIVGAGLSSVSDTTDVLERDTILFPIFDTAKCIGCGRCYISCQDGGHQAIRFENRIPKLDGSKCVGCHLCHLVCPMGAIGKASKRIKRKFSNVNDASE; this is translated from the coding sequence ATGATTCCATTAAATATAATTAAGCGATCCGATATAATAGCATGTACAATTTGCATCGATGCACCCTGCAGCACTGCATGTAAGCATATGGATCCAGCAGGGGCACTTAAAAGCATCTGGTTTGATAACGAGGATGTGGCTGCGCTTAAACTTCCTAAAGATAATCTATGTCTTAGCTGCGATGCGCCATGCGAAAAATACTGTGTAAGGAGTGGGAGTGTTACAATTAAAACGATAATGACAAAGCTTCATGATGAAGTCAGACCAAAAGTAGAGATTGACCTTCCGGAGGATGAAGGCAGACTCTCTTGTGATCTGTGCGGGATACCTCTTGAAAATCCGTTTCTGTTATCGTCATCTGTCGTGGCATCAACATATGACATGTGTGCAAGGGCTTTTGAGGCAGGATGGGCAGGTGCATGTTTTAAGACAATATGTACGCTGGACATACACGAAGCTTCTCCGAGATTTTCAGCAATTAAAGGAGATAATGGGAGTATTATCGGCTTTAAGAATATAGAGCAGCTTTCTGATCACAGTGTGGCAGAGAACATGGAGATTTTCAGAAGATTAAAGGAAAAGTATCCGTCTAAGTTTATTCTTGCCTCTATCATGGGACAGGATGAAAAAGAATGGGAAGAGCTTTCCGGACTTTGTGAAGAAAATGGTGCAGATGCCATTGAACTTAATTTCTCGTGTCCAAATATGCAGGAAGATGGTCTTGGGAGTGATATTGGGCAAATTCCGGAACTGGTGGAGAGATATACAAGAGCAGCAAAACGTGGCACTTCAATACCGGTTCTTGCAAAGCTTACTCCAAATGTTGCAGTCATGAGTCCTGCAGCAGAAGCCGCAAAAAGAGGCGGGGCCGATGGAATTGCAGCAATTAATACCATAAAGAGCGTGGTAGGAGTAAATCCCTATACTTACGTATCAGCACCAGCTGTCAGGGGGCAGTCGGCAATAGGGGGATATAGCGGAAACGCTGTAAAACCCATAGCTTTAAGATTTATATCCGAACTTGGACAGAATGAAAAACTAAAAGGGGTTCATATTACGGGAATGGGTGGAATAGAGACCTGGAGAGATGCACTGGAATTCATTCTCATGGGAGCAGGCTCTATACAGATAACAACGGCTGTCATGCAGTATGGATATCGCATAATAGATGATTTGAAAGCCGGAATGAATTATTATCTGGCTCAATGTGGGATAAAGAATATCAGGGACATAGTTGGCGCCGGCCTTTCATCTGTCAGTGATACTACGGATGTGCTTGAAAGGGATACGATTCTTTTTCCGATATTTGACACCGCAAAATGCATCGGATGCGGAAGATGCTACATTTCATGTCAGGATGGAGGGCATCAGGCCATAAGGTTTGAGAACAGGATTCCAAAACTTGATGGCAGTAAATGTGTGGGATGTCATTTATGCCATCTTGTGTGTCCCATGGGAGCCATAGGCAAGGCATCAAAGAGAATCAAAAGGAAGTTTTCAAATGTCAATGATGCAAGTGAATGA